The Xanthomonas fragariae genome has a segment encoding these proteins:
- the sctN gene encoding type III secretion system ATPase SctN, which yields MLSEMPRLETTLERELATLAFGRRYGKVVEVIGTMLKVAGVQVSLGEVCELRQRDGTLLQRAEVVGFSRNLALLAPFGELLGLSRETRVVGLGRPLAVPVGSELLGRVLDGLGEPADGQGPVACDGWVQIQAQAPDPMRRRLIEQPMPTGVRIVDGLMTLGEGQRMGIFAAAGVGKSTLMGMFARGTQCDVNVIVLIGERGREVREFIEMILGEDGLARSVVVCATSDRSSIERAKAAYVGTAIAEYFRDKGMRVLLMMDSLTRFARAQREIGLAAGEPPTRRGFPPSVFAELPRLLERAGMGETGSITAFYTVLAEDDTGSDPIAEEVRGILDGHLILSREIAAKNQYPAIDVLGSLSRVMSQIVSPQQREYAGQLRRLLAKHNEVETLLQVGEYREGSDAVADEAIARIDAIRDFLSQSTDQLSDYDTTLEQLACVIDDA from the coding sequence ATGCTTTCTGAGATGCCGCGGCTGGAGACCACGCTCGAGCGCGAATTGGCCACGCTCGCCTTCGGGCGTCGTTACGGCAAGGTCGTCGAAGTGATCGGCACCATGCTCAAGGTCGCCGGTGTACAGGTCAGTCTTGGCGAGGTGTGCGAGTTGCGCCAGCGCGATGGCACGCTGTTGCAGCGAGCCGAGGTGGTGGGCTTCAGTCGCAATCTAGCCTTGCTGGCGCCGTTCGGCGAGCTGCTCGGGTTGTCGCGCGAGACGCGCGTGGTCGGACTGGGGCGGCCGTTGGCCGTGCCGGTCGGATCTGAGCTGCTGGGACGCGTGCTCGATGGTCTGGGCGAGCCGGCGGACGGGCAGGGTCCTGTCGCCTGCGACGGCTGGGTACAGATCCAGGCGCAGGCGCCCGATCCGATGCGTCGCCGGCTGATCGAACAGCCCATGCCGACCGGCGTGCGCATCGTCGACGGCTTGATGACGCTGGGCGAAGGCCAGCGTATGGGCATCTTCGCCGCAGCCGGCGTCGGCAAGAGTACCTTGATGGGGATGTTCGCGCGCGGCACGCAGTGCGACGTCAACGTGATCGTACTGATCGGCGAGCGCGGGCGCGAAGTGCGCGAGTTCATCGAGATGATTCTTGGCGAAGACGGTCTGGCGCGCAGTGTGGTGGTGTGCGCGACTTCGGATCGCTCATCCATTGAACGCGCCAAGGCCGCCTATGTCGGCACCGCCATCGCCGAGTATTTTCGCGACAAGGGTATGCGCGTTCTGCTGATGATGGACTCGCTGACGCGCTTTGCCCGCGCACAGCGCGAGATCGGTCTGGCCGCCGGCGAGCCACCCACACGTCGCGGCTTTCCGCCGTCGGTGTTTGCCGAGTTGCCACGGCTGCTGGAACGTGCCGGGATGGGCGAGACGGGCTCGATCACCGCGTTTTACACCGTGCTGGCCGAAGACGACACCGGCAGCGATCCGATCGCCGAAGAAGTGCGCGGTATCCTGGATGGGCATCTGATTCTTTCGCGCGAGATCGCTGCCAAAAACCAGTACCCCGCAATCGACGTGTTGGGAAGCCTGAGCCGGGTGATGAGCCAGATCGTGTCTCCCCAGCAACGCGAGTATGCCGGCCAGCTGCGGCGTTTGCTGGCCAAGCATAATGAGGTGGAGACTTTGCTGCAGGTCGGTGAATACCGCGAGGGCAGCGATGCGGTCGCCGACGAGGCGATCGCCAGGATCGATGCGATTCGCGACTTCCTCAGCCAGTCCACCGATCAGCTCAGCGACTATGACACCACTTTGGAACAGCTAGCCTGCGTGATCGACGATGCTTGA
- the sctL gene encoding type III secretion system stator protein SctL, with protein sequence MRVWLRSTPEAVGLDCDVIPREALASVLALDAAAVEVQARCAQTLTDAQARARAMLDDAQQQAEAILKTAQGKAERSARLGYAAGLRRQLDEWNERGVRHAFATDAAAKRARERLAEIVARACEQVVHGHDPAALYARAAQALDGALDEAKALRVSVHPEAVDDARRAFDAAAAEAGWAMPVELCGDASLVLGACVCEWDTGVFEADLRDQLRSIRRVIRRVLTMPQAVPDAF encoded by the coding sequence ATGCGCGTTTGGCTGAGGTCCACACCTGAAGCAGTTGGCCTGGACTGCGACGTCATCCCACGCGAGGCACTTGCCTCTGTGCTGGCACTGGATGCAGCAGCTGTGGAGGTGCAGGCGCGTTGCGCGCAGACGCTGACGGATGCCCAGGCGCGTGCACGGGCCATGCTCGACGACGCGCAACAGCAGGCCGAGGCGATCCTCAAAACCGCTCAGGGCAAGGCGGAGCGCAGCGCACGCTTGGGCTATGCAGCCGGGCTGCGTCGTCAGCTCGATGAATGGAACGAGCGCGGCGTGCGCCATGCCTTCGCAACCGATGCCGCCGCGAAGCGCGCACGCGAGCGCTTGGCCGAGATCGTGGCGCGCGCTTGCGAACAGGTCGTCCACGGGCATGATCCCGCTGCGCTGTACGCGCGCGCTGCACAAGCCCTGGACGGCGCCCTGGACGAGGCGAAAGCCTTGCGGGTGAGCGTGCATCCCGAGGCGGTGGACGACGCCCGGCGCGCCTTCGATGCAGCGGCGGCGGAAGCGGGCTGGGCCATGCCGGTGGAACTGTGTGGCGACGCCAGTCTGGTCTTGGGCGCCTGCGTGTGCGAATGGGATACCGGCGTGTTCGAGGCCGATCTGCGCGATCAGCTGCGTAGCATCCGGCGAGTCATTCGCCGCGTCCTGACCATGCCGCAGGCGGTGCCGGATGCTTTCTGA